The Devosia sp. A16 genome includes a window with the following:
- a CDS encoding helix-turn-helix domain-containing protein, with protein sequence MADRKIFAGARVRAARIKAGLTQRELARRLEISVSYLNQIENNQRPLTAALMLTLAENFGLDLGELTSEGADRVLADLREAMADPLFGAAAPGLIELKSLATSAPDTARALLRLYEAYRKVNERLMGADAAMVGAPGLQTSYEEVRDFFHYANNYIDPLDLAAETLAATIGLALHGRLERLATYLTTRHRISVVFEEPNSPDQLRRFERSSRTIVLNGRLAPATQYFQLAVQLALIEQAELIDHIVGQAEFKTRQAADICRLGLANYFAGALQMPYGAFLAAAEQSGYDIEELAFAFGASMEQVGHRLSTMQRPKARGVPFFFARVDAAGTITKRHSATPLQFPRFGGACPLWNVHRVFGEHNGRIARQLAETPDGNRYLCLAWSEEKHTGGFRGPVRRYAYALGCEVAHAGKLTYAVDLDLTRGFEPIGISCRICPRGNCIQRSVPPMDARLEIDVDRREVVPYRLG encoded by the coding sequence ATGGCCGACCGAAAGATCTTTGCCGGGGCGCGGGTACGGGCAGCGCGTATCAAGGCGGGACTGACCCAGCGCGAGCTGGCGCGGCGGCTCGAAATCTCGGTGTCGTATCTCAACCAGATCGAGAACAACCAGCGGCCGCTGACGGCGGCGCTGATGCTGACGCTGGCAGAGAACTTCGGGCTCGACCTCGGCGAACTCACCTCGGAGGGCGCCGATCGAGTGCTGGCCGACCTGCGCGAGGCGATGGCCGATCCGTTGTTCGGTGCGGCGGCGCCGGGGCTGATCGAGCTCAAGTCGCTGGCAACGAGCGCGCCCGATACGGCGCGAGCACTGCTCAGGCTCTACGAGGCCTATCGCAAGGTCAACGAGCGGCTGATGGGCGCGGATGCCGCGATGGTGGGCGCGCCGGGGCTGCAGACGAGCTACGAAGAGGTGCGCGACTTCTTCCACTATGCCAACAACTATATCGACCCGCTCGATCTCGCCGCCGAAACGCTGGCGGCGACGATCGGGCTGGCTCTGCATGGTCGGCTCGAGCGGCTGGCGACCTACCTCACGACGCGCCACCGTATCTCCGTGGTGTTCGAGGAACCGAACTCGCCCGATCAGTTGCGGCGCTTCGAGCGCTCGTCGCGCACCATCGTCCTCAATGGACGATTGGCGCCGGCAACGCAGTATTTTCAACTGGCAGTGCAGTTGGCGCTGATCGAGCAGGCTGAGCTGATCGACCACATCGTCGGCCAGGCGGAGTTCAAGACGAGGCAGGCAGCGGATATCTGCCGGCTGGGGCTCGCCAACTATTTCGCCGGGGCGCTGCAGATGCCCTATGGCGCGTTTCTCGCGGCAGCCGAACAGAGTGGCTACGACATCGAGGAACTGGCCTTCGCGTTCGGGGCATCGATGGAGCAGGTCGGGCACCGGCTCTCGACCATGCAGCGGCCCAAGGCGCGCGGCGTGCCGTTCTTCTTTGCCCGGGTCGATGCGGCGGGGACCATCACCAAGCGGCATTCGGCGACGCCGCTGCAGTTCCCCCGCTTCGGCGGCGCGTGCCCGCTGTGGAACGTGCACCGGGTGTTCGGCGAGCATAACGGCCGGATCGCTCGCCAGCTTGCCGAGACGCCGGACGGCAACCGCTACCTTTGCCTTGCCTGGTCCGAAGAAAAGCACACCGGCGGGTTCCGCGGACCGGTACGGCGCTATGCCTATGCGCTGGGCTGTGAGGTCGCCCACGCCGGAAAGCTGACCTATGCGGTCGACCTCGACCTGACGCGCGGCTTCGAGCCGATCGGCATCAGCTGCCGGATTTGCCCGCGTGGCAACTGCATCCAGCGCTCGGTGCCGCCGATGGATGCGCGGCTGGAGATCGATGTCGATCGGCGCGAAGTGGTGCCGTATCGGCTGGGCTGA